GAAGCAAAAACAATGTTCAACTTAACATTTCAAAATGTTGCATCAAAATAAGTCCTCATTCAgtaaaatatgctgaaaaaaggTTACTCTTCGAAGTGTTTCAAGACTCATCCTTTTTACATTGAAATAATGTGGCTATCCTTACTAACATTTGCTACACTACATACAACCTCATTGTAGTACAAATTTGATCCTTCTTCAATATGCAGTTATTTACATAGTATTTCAATCACCTTATAATGCTGTTGTTTGTCTTAGAGCATCCATCCTTTGACATTTCAAACTTTAACAAAGCAACTCCTCTATGAATCAATGTTAGGTCATATACTAGTTATACCCTAAATGATTTGTGTGATCTGTTGTGCAACCAGGGTATATTGTATGatctttaaaacatataaacacaagcTTAACTTAATCTAAAATACTGGGTTGAATCcattaaatacaaataaatataattaagattataattttgtattattcgattctaagatgcactcccccccccccccaaatatagaTTTCTCTAAAATGTGATGCATCTTAGAATTAcaggtgtttgtgtgtatgtatatacatatgcataagaaaacttttttctgttggtggtactaaAATCAGTGTGCGTCTTACAGTTGATGATGTCATAGAATTAAAGAAATACAGAATTAAGTATTAGCCTTCTGGGCCAGACCTACTATTAGGCAGAGTGAGGCAGCCCCCTCAGGCATTTCATTTGGGGTATTATAAAATGAAATAACTTTTATTTCTATTTAATCACTTTTGTTGTACTTATTTTCAACGAGAGGTTCTTTTAAATTTTTCTGTTTTCAATACTAAAATAATTATACTccacacagaaaaataaaataaatgggctagacaaaaaaataaataagaaaaacaattcaataattagAACCTTTTACTTGAGGCAAAATAGCAAACATTattacatacatactttgaagcTCAGGTAATACTTTCAAAAATATACTTGAAATTATGTTGAGGAAAACAACCCTAAAGAATAATGGCAGTAGGGACTGTTTAAAGACCAATAGTCAACAGAACAAAGACATAGCCTAGGATAGTATGTTAGGTTTCAGTCGTAGATCCACGCATGATCACACCTTGTGTAGTCAACCAATTCTTCAGGAGTGAACCATAGGTTGATTTCCGTCTCAGCACTTTCTACAGAGTCACTGCCATGAATTATATttctaaataaacataattaaaataaaattaaactgcGGTTATCGTGTTAAACAAACagaaatataaacatatataagaATAATAAGTTTTCTTTTGCCTCccttttacaaaacaaaaaacaaaaccccacgcacacacacaagaaaATACTTGGCTATTTTAATGTTATGATCTTTAAACCCTCCAAGGCACTACCTCTGCATGGTGAGGTAAATATCTGTCTGTGAGGCAAGATCTTaagagtctttgtggacaacaagttgaacatgagctaacagtgtgatgcaaagctttaaaagccaatggaattttgggctgcatcaaaaggagtgtagtgtcttgattgagggaagtcatggtgcctttgtattctgctttggtcaaacctcaactggaatactgtaccgaattctgggcaccacagttcaaaagaaatattgacaagctggaaagtttccagaggaaggcaactaaaatgatcaaaggtctggggaCTATAAATCCCTATgagaagcatcttaaagaactcagtatgtttagcctgcagaagagaaggttgagaggagacataatagcctttataaatatgtgaaatagtgttataaggaagagggagcagacttgtttcctgctgctcttgAAACAGGGACTAGGAGCAAccgattcaaattacaggaaaggagattcaacctgaacattaggaagaacttccaaatgACCAAATGAGttgctcaacagtggaactctctgcctcaaagtgtggtggaggctccttccttggaaaagtttaaagagaggctggatggccatctgtcggggatactttgtgcttttcctgcatggcagggggtttgactagatggctcatgtggtctcttccaactctatgattcgatgaagATACTATGCTGATGGCATCAGTGGAGGTAGAGGGCTCCCCCGGGGTAGGCAGGCTTTTGCTGAGTAGCCAGACAGAATGTGCCAAACAGCTCCTATGCAGCAGTTGTCATGGGGTATGACATCTCTCAAATataacagcagtggcaccatagcTAGTACTTGCTAATACTGCACAAAAGGGGGCATGTTAAATCTTTTGGAATGTCTTTTAACTAAAAAATCCTACAAGACATGAAGCAAGCGATATGAAGCAAGCGATAGTTCCATACACTAACACTCTCAGGTTAGTAGAAATTCACAAGGTACTGGGGTACAGTACCAGACAAGGAGGAGTAGCACCATGGCTAATGATAGAACTCGACTAAAGCCGAAAGGACCTTCAGCATCAATGTTCTCAGAGGAGAAAGTAAATTCTGAAGCAGCTTGACAAACAGAATGTGAGAAGAATGAAATAGGGAAAGCTGTTCAGTGACTTGGACACAGGGGCAAAGCAAACTACTATAATAATCCATGCAGAAAAATAGAAGATGACAATACAAAGGGCAGAACAAGAAACCTCTTTTACAAGATCTGAGAAACCAAATGAAACTAAGCCAAGAGTGGAGATGTTCTACAAGCAGCAGAATAATACATTACATAACCAAGTACAATTTAAAAGATGGTAGAAACAATATACTGAGATACTATATAAAGGAGATGAAAAGATGACATTAATTCAAGGAAGAACCATTTGAGGATGGGCATGCAGTTTTAGAAGGTAAAAGTGGAAGCTGCACTCAAGGCACTTTGGGAAATGAATAATCAGGAACAGATGGCACACCGGTAGTGCAGCTTCAAGTGCAAGAGGCAGAAGTTACTCTAGTTCTAgctaaaaatggaaaacaaaagaacGACCTATAGATTGGAAACTTTTAACATACATTTCTCTCTTCAAGAAAGGAATTGTAGTAACCACAGGATTACATTACATTAATTTCCCATGCTCAAACTTCTACAACAAAAACATATACCATGTATGGAGCAAGAAATACTAGATGTTCAAGCTAAGTTAAGGAAAGGAAAACACACTGGGGATCATATTGCAAACACTCATTGGATAATGGAGTGCACCaaataattccaaaataaaatcagTCTGAGCTTTATAGATTATAACAAAGCCTTTGATAGTGTAGAGATTATGAAGAATGATGAATCATTCTTTAAAACATGAGGGTGCCACAATATTTGCTTGACCCGCATAACCTGTACTCCAGACAAGAGACTCCTGTCAGGACAGAATTCAGAATGGAATGGTTTCCAATTGACCAGGAAGTGAGGCAATACTCCATTTTATCACCTTGTTTCACTTATATGCTTAATATAATGCAGGATTGCACTTGGAGGAAGGAGTCATGAAAATTAGAGAAAGGAACAGCAACAATTTAAAAGATGCAAATGACATATTATTAGCAAAAAAATGCAAGAACTTGGAAAGATTTACTGaaaaaagtcaaggaagaaagtgcaaaggcagttTTACAgatgaacagaaaacaaaaataatgaccatggCTGATTAAAGTGGATGAAGGTGTTAACAAGATTTTCAATATCTCAGCTCAAGCGATAGTCAGAAAGGAGACTGtcgtcaagaaatcagaagactaggATGGGCAGCTGTGAAAGAACTAGACAAGTACCTAAGGTGTGAAGATCTATCACTTAATATCATTAGAATTGTCCATCCCATTATATTTCTCATTTCTATGTATGCTTGGTAAAATCGGGCAATGAAGAAAGCCATTAGGAAGAAAATCAAACACATCTGGAATGTGACAGTAGAGGAGAATTCTCCAGATACTGTGGATTGCTTTAAAAAGACCTTTAAATTGGTCCTTGAGCAAATTAAGCCTGAACCCTTTCTAGATAATTGAACTGACACTGCTATACTTTGGAGATACCATGACAAAACATGACtttctagaaaagacaataaaggcagtaggaaaagaagaaggtggTACTAGAGGATGACAGACTCAATTTAAAAAGCCATGGTACCACGTCTGCAAGATTTGAACAAGTGGGTGACTTGGAGTTATCTCATTTATaagatcaccataaattgaagctgacattttaacaacaacaacaacaacaagtttacCTGCCAACTTGTACGCAGAAATCTCCACGAATTGTCCCGGGCTTGGAGTCTGCAGGATTAGTTTCTCCCAGCATTACTCTCCCAGTCTTTACCACATTAAGGCCTTCCCATACCTTCAACAGCCAAAGAACTGAGATTGAAAGGActgtctttgattttttttctagcaCAATGAAAGGACATTTTTATTATCCCAGACTTctccagtttttaaaaactgcattgcACTTGTTTAAATCCTGTCAATTAGATTCgttttactttgcttctattttGTACATGTTTTTTGAATATGTTGTTATATTCTGTAGTCCTAGCTCTGTTCTATGAGTTTTTAAAGGTATTAGTGGGTTCTAGTGAGTCGCcgactggctgagaaaggcggtatacaaatacagtaaataaacaaacaaacaaacaaacaaataaataaatattgttagcAGGCATATATCTTGTTTACtagaatctaatgctcaccttttttggctaaatgacctttCCAAAATTGGGGTGTGCACTAGATTTCCATCAATCTTAGTGCAGAgtgaaagcaaaaggggaagctgcttcaggtgGTGCACCTGGGGCTTCTCTTTGAGGGATGCCATCTGTAATTAAATGGCTAGGGCTCAATACTATGCAGTTCTGAggtctgtagtttagtgagataccagcattctttggcagaggaagctcaaaaccttgtaaaactacagcccctaggattccttagcattgaaccaaggcaaaaAAAGGGGATTCATTCAAAAGCACAGATGTactccaaggttttcttttccactgctgtaatgaaggaattctaagcaggcagtgACAGTAATGCATACTGTTTTTGACCAAATTTCAAACAGTGCAGTTCTTGCTGCTTCACATTACATTCggcagcatttttttaaatttcagtgttttgaaaactggtgtgcattagattcaatggggCATTAGACTAGAGTAAAATTAGGTATATCCAATCCAAATCAGCTTAAAAAACAAAGGCCACATCATTAACAGGTTTGTATCAATCAGTATACAGATCTCAAAGCAGCATTATTCACATTTCAGCTCAGTTCTTTGCATATGGTATTTAACTGTGAATTGGCAATTATAATTTGTTGCTAGAAGACACAGTTTTGAAGCTAGCTGTCTCCTAAAGTTAAGTCGGAAGAAGACTTTCTTTGTGGCTGTTCTCAGGCTTTGGAACTTTAGAGAGGAGGcgaacacatctacactgaccatttaattcagttcaaaactagcttcaaactgtggcagccaTACATCAAATTCCTACAAAAATGTGTAAAAGAGAGTCCTAAATGCACACCAGTGTTTTGAGGTTTGTGTCATAACCCtatgggcctcaaactggttctaggatttccttttcaaattacaagaaaggagattccatctgaacatgaggatggaatttcctgactgtgagagccgttcagcagtggaactctctgccccggagtgtggtggaggctccttttttggaagcttttaaacagaggctggatggccatctgtcaggggtgatttgaattcaatattcctgcttcttggcagggggttggactggatggcccatgaggtctcttccaactctttgattctatgattctatgtaattaTCTGCACAAAGAACCACTCATTAATACTGgcttgaaattgcattaaatcttCAGTCTAGATGGGACCTTGGACTGCTTCCACCTTGTTTTCCTTGTGTTTATACAGTAAGTGAAAACAGCAATTCAGTAGTGTGTAGTACTACTGACTTTTTTGTGTTTTATGGATCTTTTTATTAATTCCACTGATcagagtttttaaaatcattaaGACATTAGCAAAACAATGTCAGTTAATATGTACCAGAACATTTACAAGTTCTTTGGTCAATGCCTGGATGAAAGACTACAAAAGGACTCCACCTGTGTTGGCTGCCTTGAAATCCAAGGAGAGTAGCTGAATCaacttaaaataaatataaatatgctcAGTTCAAAAAGCCTGATAAATCAAAAGAGTTACTAAGTGCAGAAACACATTCAAATCTCACAGAAACAGATTAACTCTCTGACCTCAGTAATAACATATCTATGTGCTTTAGTCCCTCTCTTTTACCATCACAAACCAGTTAGCCATATTGTGGTCACTCATATCTGTGGTGAATTATCACAGATGGACACACgtgcatctgaagaagtagatAGACTATCTCTTCACACGGCTCTTTTGGTCCGTGCCGTTGTGCCAGCAATTGCCAGCAAAAGAAAGGCGCGTGGGGCAGCTCATTAGGTGAGACGAAGGGTGGCCTCCTCCACCTTTTCCCCCTATcaaaaagggaaaggggaggaaagtccGGGTACctccatcagagctacccaaactacTTTCCTCCCCAGAATGGAGGAGGAAGCGTCTTTTGGTGCTTCCACTCCATTTCAGGAGGAATATGGGCAGGGACTGCCATGCTTTGCCCGATGGCACATGACAGGCCCTGTCCTTGCCACGCAACAAAGAGCTTTTTCGTCTATTAAAGCTAtgctttgttgctgttgtgttatCAAATCATTTCTGAGAACTGTTGACCCTGAGGCGACTAGAGACTAACTGGGGCTGCTCCGTTAGTCTCTAAAATACTACAAGATTCCAGACTggcatggctatgtctttgaattctacagaCAGGCTATTAGAACTAAAAGATATTGGCATGGGTATTTCTCAGCAGATAGTTTAACCTTCCTGCCTTTGACAACCAGAGCATTAGAGCTTGGAAAATCACTTACAAGAGAAAGCAGCTATTCCTGTAGTTCTTACTGGCAGAATCTGTCCctaccaacaaataccagatgaTGTAGGCAAATTTCAGTAGAAGAAATTGGTGAAGCcatctctgaatattctttgcctgagaaaatcctatggaattaaggggattgccataaattggcAGGCAATTTGAATGCatatgcgtgcacacacacacacatataagtcaAGTATAATCTAGATAACTTGCCTCATTCTAAAACTTTCAGTAAGCGTATATATGAAGACTTACCATGGCTACAACAGGTCCAGAGTGCATATATCTAACTAAACCAGCATAGAATGGCCTATCTTTCAGGTCAATGTAGTGTTCTCTCAGGAGATCTTCAGAGGCCTGCAGGAACAAAATGCTTAGCATAAGAACTTAAGAGCATCTTATGTCACATAACATTAGCCACAGGGGCAGTGTTAATCCTTAAATTGCATGCATCCTTTTCAAAGACTGGTCCCAGCACTGTATTAGAAGAGGGGCTACCCAATACCAGTCCGAAATAtttattttggtttgtttgtcCATATGTTTTCTGCTGACACCAGTTTACTGATTTTTGCAGCTCCAAGAACAGCCAAAGCTTTAAGTTTAAAATCTACGTTGGAGGACTCACCTTTCAGACTAAGGCCACCACTTACTAAAATTAGAGTACTCAGCGTGGCTTTATCATCTGCCAGGTATTGGAAAGATTCCAAAATATAAGGCTATCTCGGAGAAGGATGGATTTATTTGCTTGAATTGGTGAACCAATGAGCATTTTAATGACCTTTGATATTTTCAGAATCTCAAAAGTGGCTTACAGTGAAAATGAGAGAATAAAACCAACTACtagaaacaataaaataaataaagtcaaaacaataaaatagttaATTAAAAAGAATTAATTGAAAAGTGGAAGAAATTAGCAATGTTAAGTGCTGCATAAATGATCAGGAAACTTTATGGGCAAACAAGTATTTCTAATGAGAATAATAGACTATCTGACTAGAAGTGACAGAAACAAAGACAACTTACATGCATGAATTTCATGGCTACCAGTTTGAATCCCTTCTGTTCAAATCGCTTGATAATGTCTCCAACCAAGCCTCGCTGCACTCCATCAGGCTTGATAGCTATGAAAGTGCGTTCACTCATTGTTCTACTGCAATAGAAAGCAAGGATTAATCCGGCTACATGTCTCGATGGTACGAACACAGTCTGCCGCAGCACTATGGTATAGTATTACACTGAGAACCATCAGTGGAATGGTTTAGGTACAAGTGTATACAGAATATTCAAATCAAAATTATACCAAATGCATACAATGTTTGGAAGATGAATAATTTGAagattatatcatcatcatcttgctaTACAATCACTTGCATGAGAaaatatacttttatttatttatttacttacttacttacttacattttatcctgcctttctccctataTAGGGACCCAAGGCAGCCAATAATAAACAACATgccacaattaaaaccataataaTGACATCTTTTGTGCAATGAAGCATAAAAGTGTAAAAACTACATTTTAAAACGACACAAGCCCCCaaatacagctcccagcatcccagtTATATAAATAATTATGTAAATTAAGAGGTACATCGTAATAGAGATCTAGCAATAAATAATCTGAAACAATTATTCAATAATCCTAATTTAGATATCGGGAACAATCAATAGGTTCATATAATAACATTATGAGAAATTAAGAGAAAACTATGATATCCAAAAGTTGTTCCCCTACAGGATCAAAGATACCGACTATAGTTCATGAGTCAAAATGTAAtaactttatttcatttttcacaTAGTCCCAAAGTAATTACATAAGACAATGCTTCGGAatagattattatattttatatattccaCTGTCCTCATACCCTGTTTCTAAACAAATTCATTTTGAACATTCTGCTGATTTAATTTAAACTTATTTTGGTGAAGTGTGTTTAGGAACAGAGCATTATAAAAATAGGAATTATGTTATTATAAACTGTACTTGCCATATCATATGATCAGTTTATCTCACTAAATTCGATCACTCGTCAGACCTCAAATGGCTGTACAGAACGGAACATGCTTCCACTCCTCCTACAGCTTCAACACCAATGATCTTGGGTAGTCATATAATATTTCATCTGACATTTCTCAGAGCATATTCCTCAAATACCTATGTGCTTTTGACATTTTTTCTGCCTATAGAAAATCCAGCCAAATGTTGAGTCCCTAAGCACTCCTATTGATAAGCTTCTACTACTTTTTCTATAGCTTCTCCATGCCTTGTTACCAGAAACACCTTAGGATCCCCTCAGCATCCATCCATCATACCTGCTACaaagctgctgctcctgctgctcctgctgcttctGCTGAGCTGCTTCTGTTGGCGGCTGTGGTAGGGTTATTGCAGCCCCCAGCCTGGCGAAAGCCCAGCCTCACAGCTGGACTCTTTTGGAGAGAAGGCTGGACCCCACGTGTCCATTAGCCGGCTGCTTTGGTGTCATCTCTTCTTTGGGGGTTTTGCCAAATGTAGGGCTAACTTCTTGACTCAGTGGACGCCATCTGCTGTTGCTTTTAAGGACAGCTGTGTACATTTCTATGTAACAGACATTCAGGCTGCTCATTTGCCCACCAAAATCAACAAGgtctgtagaattaaggcagtttgacacaattttaactcccatggctcagtaATGTGGaactatgggatttgtagtttgatgagacatttacattctttagcagagaaagcaTAAGACCatagaaaactacaaatcctatgatcTCACagtattgtgccatggcagttaaagttgtgtcaaactgcattcattctacagtgtagatacacccaaagATTAATCAGTGATGCAATGGGACAAGTGTTGCTGCTGCTAAAGATAGCTATCTGTAGCCATTTGTGGtggttctgtgctttcaagtcaactctgacatATGGCAACCCATCTGAGAGTTTTTCTAGCAACGTTTAATAAGAAAAGAATACATACATCAGAAGGTTACTCAGTGAAGTTCATGGCTCAGTAACATCTTGCAGCTGGACCTTCCAAATTTTAGACCAACATTCTTAACTTGTACAAAAAATAGCctctcagtttttaaaaaaatgcatatctatataaataaaaatgtaatgtttgtttgtgggattaacagaactcaaaaacaagtgggagaattgacaccaaatttggacagcatacacctaacaacccaatgcatgtcctttactcaatatttttattttgtcatttgggagttgtagttcttgggatttatatttcacctacaatcaaagagcattctgaactccaccaatgatggaattgaaccaaagaaacaacaagaaatactgtttacccacaagcataaagaaattacatagattagaaaccattactttattttccagatcaccagactgggccacagcaacgcctggcaggggacggctagtcattaATATAATTTCAGTCTCCTCACTTTTCTTATCCCTTTTCCACATtctttttataatatttatttatacatcagCCTGTTGATATTTGTCTTTTAATCCTCTCACTGGATTGATCCTCtgcctttttttcttcctgtgaACACTCTTGATCCTTTTATCCTTTGCCCTTTAACGCCCCAGTTGCTAGTGCCAGCATAAGTTCAAAGTGGCTGTGTCTGCTAATACAAATCACTCTataaagtgtttgtgtgtgtatgtgtggatatTTATCGTACCTACAGTATTTGCGTGTCTCTTTCATTCTACCACTAAAACAATTATGAACATTAGTTGTGTATTTCTCCAGGCCACAACTGTCTCTTCACCTTTTTTAAAGGCATGCAGCAAAATAAGAACCATCTCTCATTTGGATCTTATTCTGCAAGCTGGTTGAGAGATGTTCTCCATCGATAACTCATCACTTCTGACAAGTAACTTTTTCTCAGCATTTCCCATTAATAAAATATTGCTGCTTAAGGTCATACtagataaacaataaaatatgaaTCTAACATGTCGGTGGAATATGCTTTCTAGGAGTGTGATGGAATTTCCTTCTCTTGAGAGGTTTAAACACaaaccggatggccatctgtcattagtgctttgattgtgtctttctgcaaagcagagggttggactggatggtccttccTTCTGGTCTTAAAACTCTATGattgacaaacaacatttttggAAAAAAGACTGGGGGAGTTAGCAATTAACTCACAAAGAGGCCTTCACAAAGATGTTGAGAGTAAACCCCTTTTCTCTGCACTTGTTAGCATCTGTGTATTGGGGCATCGCTGTCAGAAGAGCTTCAAAGATAAGTCAAATTTAGACTAGGACTGCAGATATAGAGGGTCCATGCCTGGCAAGCATTTACACTAAAACCTGAAGTTCCCAATTGAAGAACACACTGACAAAGTGAAGACAGCCACAGAGTTTTATTAGCAATCAGGCCACTAGGGCTGatgccaaaatgtacaagcataacatGCAATACAGAGACATGAGTTTTTATACagttgacagctattcagacttcccgcTCTGTCTGCTCCCCTTCCTGATTGGTCAGCAGAGAGGACAGTCTAAATTAGTGTTCTGATTGGCTGGCACTTCTGTGACATTTCTGCCTCTAGTCAGAGACtctctggtgggggggggggggagaaaattaTGGGGCCTGGCTTGGGGAGAGCCAATCAGCTTTTGGGTGGGTGAGTGGCTCTCCCAGAGGGAGTCAAGCCCCAGAAAGTTAATTGTCCATATCAGGAAATGTAAATGAGTCCTTGAATGAGGAAGTTTTCTGGGAAAAACAGGGGCAAAGGGTCTTGAGACAAAAGGTGATGATCTTCCGTAATCAGGCCTTGGGTGTCAAATAAAGGAATTCAAATGAGTATACATACTTTGAGTCCCTGTTTCCATGGCCAACCATCTCTTAGCCTGATGGAGACAATCAGCTGGACAGGTATCAGCTGACAATATCAGATCAAGAGCAGAAACTGGCTTCTGATTGACATGTGTACACAATGCCTCTCAATTGTCATCTTTGTCTAGTGATTTTGGCCAACCACAGATGTCCTATGCTGACACCCTCATCAATTGATTTTGCATCTTCATGGATACTTAATGCTATTTAAGCTTgctgattgcaacattcacacttgcttaacacagacaagggttttttctcccaccttggacaggacattccacagacacacacacacttcatttACCTCACTTCCAACggacctctgaaaatgccagccacagatgtgagccaaacgtcaggaaagaatgctactggcacatggccatacagcctgaaaaactcacagcaacccattgaagAGTATGTCAGTGAAAATTGTTCACAATTAGAACTCTTACGTTTGTTCTATTTTACATTTTGTTGGTAGCTTGTTGGTACCCTGCCCCTTTTCCTTGGACACCTAAATTGTACTTCCTAATTAGGGGGGGAAATATGTAGGCTATCATTCACATGCAGGCCCTCTGAATGTGACTTacaggcagaggcagcc
This genomic interval from Anolis sagrei isolate rAnoSag1 chromosome 2, rAnoSag1.mat, whole genome shotgun sequence contains the following:
- the NME1 gene encoding nucleoside diphosphate kinase A → MSERTFIAIKPDGVQRGLVGDIIKRFEQKGFKLVAMKFMHASEDLLREHYIDLKDRPFYAGLVRYMHSGPVVAMVWEGLNVVKTGRVMLGETNPADSKPGTIRGDFCVQVGRNIIHGSDSVESAETEINLWFTPEELVDYTRCDHAWIYD